Proteins from one Ipomoea triloba cultivar NCNSP0323 chromosome 1, ASM357664v1 genomic window:
- the LOC116025979 gene encoding polyol transporter 5-like produces the protein MGTNAGSGHIPAFDPPKKVKRNKYAIAAAFLASLASILLGYDIGVMSGAAIYIQKDLKINDTQVEILLGILNLYSLIGSGLAGRTSDWIGRRYTMVVASVVFFVGAILMGFSTNYTFLMVGRFVAGIGVGYALMIAPVYTAEVAPASVRGFLTSFPEVFINFGILVGYVSNFAFKNLPAHLSWRFMLGVGAIPSVLLGVSVLAMPESPRWLVMQGRLGDARRVLVKTSDSTEEAHMRLADIKEAAGIPEHCDDEVVTVTKKRSDGDSIWRELFISPTPAVLHILITGVGIHLFQQASGIDAVVLYGPRIFEKAGIKSNTDILLCTIAIGFTKTVFILVATFTLDKFGRRPLLLTSVGGMVATLALLGTALTVIDHSQEKVTWAVAMAIAMTLAYVAAFSIGAGPITWVYSSEIFPLKLRATGCSLGTGINRVTSGVVSMTFISLYKAISIGGSFFLYASIAAVGWVFFFTLMPETQGRTLEETEALFGTFFRWRSRQREVDAKKANNNNNSQLQMGTLQAANNK, from the exons ATGGGAACAAATGCCGGCTCCGGCCATATTCCGGCGTTTGATCCCCCGAAGAAGGTGAAGAGAAACAAATATGCCATAGCTGCCGCCTTTTTAGCTTCGTTGGCTTCAATCTTGCTTGGTTACG ATATTGGGGTGATGAGTGGAGCGGCTATCTATATCCAGAAGGACCTAAAAATCAACGACACACAAGTGGAGATTCTCCTGGGAATCTTAAACTTGTACTCCCTTATCGGCTCCGGCCTGGCCGGCCGGACCTCCGACTGGATTGGCCGCCGGTACACCATGGTGGTCGCCTCCGTTGTGTTCTTCGTGGGAGCCATTTTAATGGGTTTCTCCACCAACTACACTTTTCTCATGGTGGGGCGTTTCGTCGCCGGGATCGGAGTCGGTTACGCCCTCATGATTGCTCCGGTCTACACCGCCGAGGTCGCCCCCGCCTCCGTCCGGGGCTTCCTCACCTCCTTCCCTGAAGTGTTCATTAACTTTG GGATTTTGGTGGGTTACGTGTCGAATTTTGCATTTAAGAATTTGCCAGCTCACTTGAGCTGGCGATTCATGCTCGGAGTGGGAGCGATTCCGTCGGTGTTGCTCGGCGTTAGTGTGTTGGCGATGCCGGAGTCGCCGCGGTGGCTGGTGATGCAGGGTCGCCTGGGAGACGCGCGGCGCGTGCTAGTCAAGACTTCCGATTCCACGGAAGAAGCTCACATGAGGCTCGCCGATATTAAAGAAGCCGCCGGGATACCGGAGCACTGCGACGATGAGGTGGTTACGGTGACGAAGAAGCGGAGCGACGGGGACAGCATATGGCGGGAGCTTTTCATTTCCCCGACGCCGGCGGTTCTTCATATACTTATCACCGGAGTGGGAATTCATCTCTTCCAGCAAGCGAGTGGGATAGACGCCGTGGTTCTATACGGGCCTAGAATCTTCGAGAAGGCCGGGATTAAGTCCAATACCGACATTCTCCTCTGCACAATCGCCATCGGATTCACGAAAACGGTCTTCATCCTGGTCGCGACATTCACGCTCGACAAATTCGGTCGGCGGCCGTTGCTCCTAACGAGCGTGGGCGGGATGGTCGCCACGCTGGCGCTCCTAGGCACGGCGTTGACCGTGATTGACCACTCCCAAGAAAAAGTAACCTGGGCGGTAGCAATGGCCATCGCAATGACCTTAGCCTACGTGGCAGCCTTTTCGATCGGCGCGGGGCCCATTACGTGGGTGTACAGCTCGGAGATATTCCCGTTGAAGCTCCGCGCCACGGGGTGCAGTCTAGGAACGGGAATCAACCGCGTAACAAGTGGAGTGGTGTCAATGACGTTTATATCCCTATACAAAGCCATCAGTATAGGTGGGTCCTTCTTCTTGTACGCCTCCATCGCCGCCGTGGGGTGGGTGTTCTTCTTCACGCTAATGCCGGAGACGCAGGGAAGAACGCTGGAGGAGACGGAGGCGTTGTTTGGGACATTCTTTAGGTGGAGGTCAAGGCAGAGGGAGGTGGATGCCAAGAAggctaacaacaacaataattcaCAACTTCAAATGGGAACCCTTCAGGCTGCTAATAATAAGTAG